In Deltaproteobacteria bacterium, a single window of DNA contains:
- a CDS encoding SDR family NAD(P)-dependent oxidoreductase codes for MELNNRVVVLTGASRGIGRALAHEFARAGCTLLLTALEEDELS; via the coding sequence ATGGAACTAAACAACAGGGTAGTCGTCTTGACGGGAGCGTCCAGGGGGATCGGACGGGCGCTCGCTCACGAGTTTGCAAGAGCCGGATGCACATTGCTGCTCACCGCCCTTGAAGAAGATGAGCTCTC
- a CDS encoding GNAT family N-acetyltransferase, whose amino-acid sequence MADIRIVPYTEEDNEAALGLEELCVQGESVALRYVRPSFHARSEVYHKYRILCAKVGEKLVGIGAWSEKQVRLHGQVIKAVYFYDLRVHPAYRKQGVSVLLIQAAYDEIGDSAECVYTLIAGENERSLDIIRRIHGFYSEIPLTYACIPVYRKL is encoded by the coding sequence ATGGCTGATATCAGAATCGTCCCATACACCGAAGAGGACAACGAGGCAGCACTCGGTCTCGAAGAGCTGTGCGTTCAGGGTGAATCGGTAGCTCTTCGCTATGTTCGGCCTTCCTTCCACGCTCGGTCGGAGGTTTATCACAAATACAGGATCCTGTGCGCGAAAGTTGGCGAAAAGTTGGTCGGCATCGGCGCCTGGTCGGAAAAACAGGTGAGGTTGCACGGGCAGGTGATCAAGGCTGTGTACTTTTATGACCTACGGGTTCACCCCGCGTATCGGAAGCAGGGAGTATCGGTGCTGCTCATTCAAGCTGCGTACGATGAAATCGGCGATAGTGCGGAATGTGTCTACACGCTCATTGCGGGAGAAAACGAGAGGTCTTTGGATATCATTCGCCGGATCCATGGCTTTTACAGCGAAATACCCCTGACCTATGCATGCATTCCGGTGTACAGGAAGTTGAA